A genome region from Streptomyces sp. S4.7 includes the following:
- a CDS encoding non-ribosomal peptide synthetase — protein MTLPGSSGPVPLTSAQRGIWLGDRLAGPGRYHVGLSMDIMGPLDPELFERAFGAAVAETAPLRARFTVDDDGEPGQWDGPSPQWTVTHADLRAEPTPAVAAMAWMRADVARPFDLGTGPPFRTALLRLADDRFCWYIACHHLVLDGLGSALLARRVGRLYAALERGERPTPAVHPPEALLTAERAYRASSQAPADRDFWKTRLAGAAPVRHPGTAGGLAVRGGARLPAAGLAELRATARRLGVRWPVLATAAGALLAHVRTGAGGTGEVVLGLPVTGRDREASLLAAGTASNILPLRTRVHTHRPAGDLVRALSDEMDAVLPHGRYRYEDQLHDLGLTGSGGSLYGLAVNVLTFSYGRDFAGRPAAMRNVAIGPVQDLSVTVYPDDRRGGLRIDLDADPARYGRAEAAAEARRYARLLHRLATDPEGDLRDSAHLSAGERRRSAPRPDAPSATAPTTLPQLFERAASRFPDAVAVQDSDTVLCYRELDARANRLARALVRRGAGPGQLVAVQLPRSVDLVTALVAVAKSGAAAVPLDPDWPAERIRLILAGTRPVQVLTPGELTVLLSVTDDATRLTDAGRGTPLLPAHPAYVIHTSGSTGRPKGVVVPHEGPVALLTDTAARFGFGTSDVWTLLHSCAFDFSVWELWGALTHGGRLVVVPQDVARSPRAFLGLLVRERVTVLNQTPSAFAALDRADAEDPERGRALALRWVIFGGDALLPRTLRDWYRRRGPDTASPTLVNMYGITETTVHATRVDLTADHAEQGGSPIGAAIPGTRIHVLDDSLRPVPPGVTGELYVGGRGLAHGYLGRPGLTAGRFVADPFGPPGSRLYRSGDLVRWTTDGTLQYMARADDQLKIRGYRVEPAEIEAALLTLDGVTAAAVTAVPAPADGEPRLVGYVVARHTHPAPDFPDRLRRGLRARLPAHLVPSELVRVGALPMTANGKLDRAALPAPGELTPDGPETGGRDLPVFATPLEEDVAALFSELLGAAPVRRDGDFFDLGGDSLRAARLAARIRTAHHADLDVRDIFDHPTVTALAAHVARCAPLRETAQSPAGRPDRIPLSHGQRRLWFLHRHTGADVTYNVPLTVRLTGSLDRAALAAALGDVTDRHEILRTVIEEEDGRPHQRVLPPESGRPRLVETATTAGELPALLSRGARRAFRLDLEPPLRAELFTTDPGESHTLLLLLHHIACDHASLAPFAADLETAYTARLRGAPPTGLPPLPRQYADFALARHTDSFTAEDPSADREGGLAHWVRALDGLPSRIALPADHTAPTTDDGATVAFRVPAETHRRLVRLATAERASMFMVVHTALAVLLTRLGAGTDIPVATAVADRPDPRLDALVGFFVNTLVLRTDTSGDPTFRDLLGRVRTADLAAFAHQDVPFEHVVEALAPHRPENGPPLFQVMLVVTPPPPGRLDLPGLRAEVTMVGTGTAKCDLAFSLYEHRDEQGAAQGLEGVLEYRTGLFAPETARALGERLVRLLIQMADGPDTPVGRADLLDPAERHEVLHRWGATPARPRPAVEAARSVPERIAEHTRRAPDAVALRADTESLTYAELEARSDRLAAHLTAAGVGPEARVAVLMERGVLYAVTALAVLKSGGVYVPLDTRAPRARQTRVIAEAGATVLVVGPELPPGERPEGATTVLDASAALTAPPPPGTASPGVPTDPLRLACVIFTSGSTGVPKGVSITHGGILALGADACYEPTTARRMVMHSPHSFDASTMELWVPLLNGGETVVAPPGELDLLTLRRLITETRPTSLWLTAGLFQLVAEEDPACLSGLDVVWTGGDVVSARAVRTVRRHCPDTGIVNGYGPAEMTTCATWHQVTDADLADTAGRRGIPIGRPLDGGRSYVLDTGLQPVPAGVTGELYLAGTGVARGYLGRPGPTAERFVADPFGPPGARMYRTGDLARWLRDGTLAFAGRADGQVKLRGFRIETDEIAAALVAHDDVAQAAVTMSEGGPGGKHLAAYVVPAEGTTPDLASLRRHLAETLPDYMVPAAWAVLDTMPLTRNGKLDRAALPAPDRAAGPPAPPAEARSGDPGPGHPRGEREDILRDIFAQLLRTPAIGLTDGFFDSGGDSIVAIQLVSRAHEAGLRITVNDVFRAPTVAGLAARAEAAEPEARPAGADPDGGEGPLPLTPIIHWWREQAGDIRTFSQHMVIRTPAGLSADRLTTVLQSLVDRHAALRMRLDTTGEAWRLDVAPAGQVRVDGQVRRRVTAADGRLPDLLADSLDEAHRRLDPTAGRLLAAEFLDRGPERSGRLLLAVHHLAVDGVSWRILLSELAAVDRALAAGNPPDALAPPAQFGAWARLLAEQGADGTRRAELPLWTRTVEAPDPPLAEPLPSTGDHPPRELTVTLPPGRTLPLLTEVGAAFHCGVEPVLLTGLTLAVEEWCRRRGRAPGPDGLLLDLESHGRPDPPEAGAADVSRTVGWLTALYPVRLPRTGCSWTDVWSVGPALGSALKQVKEVLRSVPDRGVGYGVLRHLDPVARRELAGGATPQLGFNYLGRLATTHVADWGVAEEQAGPRAEPAAATDRLGAHLLDINALTTDGASGPRLTATLSWSAGQFTEAEVRMLTELWFAALDSLVLHARVRGGGRSPSDMPLVRVDQTEIDRLEESYPKLADVLPLTPLQEGLLFHALYEPSAPDVYQAQCAVRLHGALKPDVLRAAATALLTRHPNLGAAFVHQGLRRPVQVIPGSPAPGWREIDLTGVADGRRDRVFDRLARADLARRFDLDRPPLIRFTLVRWGPDEHRLVLTNHHLVIDGWSLPVLVGELLDLYAHGGDPDALDPVTPYRDHLALLATRDRAAAREAWRTALAGLGEPRRLTRTVPEAVERAETLSATLADTTTRALRGLGSEGITLNTVVQMAWGVLLARRAGTRDVVFGTTVAGRQPELPGMESMIGLFINTVPVRLRLDTAHTVGETLRRLRDEQTRLLPHHHIGLSEIQRALGRRELFDTHLVVENYPLDQVALARPVSGLRVGGVEGRDATHYPLTLVAFAAGESLSLRLDHRPGALAPGAAPGLLRELTRLLDAIAARPGLPVADLLRAEFGEDDRYREETP, from the coding sequence GTGACCCTGCCGGGCAGCTCCGGTCCGGTGCCCCTGACCTCGGCCCAGCGCGGCATCTGGCTGGGCGACCGGCTCGCGGGTCCGGGGCGCTACCACGTGGGTCTGTCCATGGACATCATGGGGCCGCTGGATCCGGAACTGTTCGAGAGGGCCTTCGGGGCGGCCGTCGCCGAGACCGCGCCGCTGCGGGCCCGGTTCACGGTCGACGACGACGGCGAACCGGGCCAGTGGGACGGGCCGTCGCCGCAGTGGACCGTGACCCACGCCGACCTGCGGGCCGAGCCGACCCCGGCCGTCGCCGCCATGGCATGGATGCGCGCGGATGTGGCCCGGCCGTTCGACCTCGGCACGGGTCCGCCGTTCCGGACCGCGCTGCTGCGCCTGGCCGACGACCGGTTCTGCTGGTACATCGCCTGCCACCACCTGGTGCTCGACGGCCTCGGCAGCGCCCTGCTGGCGCGCCGGGTCGGCCGGCTCTACGCGGCCCTGGAGCGCGGGGAGCGGCCGACGCCCGCCGTGCACCCGCCGGAGGCGCTGCTGACCGCGGAACGCGCCTACCGCGCCTCGTCCCAGGCGCCCGCGGACCGCGATTTCTGGAAGACCCGGCTGGCCGGGGCCGCCCCGGTCCGCCACCCCGGCACGGCCGGCGGCCTGGCGGTGCGCGGCGGCGCCCGCCTGCCCGCCGCCGGCCTTGCCGAACTGCGCGCCACCGCCCGGCGGCTCGGTGTGCGGTGGCCGGTGCTGGCGACGGCCGCCGGAGCGCTGCTCGCACACGTACGTACCGGCGCGGGCGGCACCGGGGAAGTGGTGCTGGGTCTGCCGGTCACGGGACGCGACCGGGAAGCGTCCCTGCTGGCCGCCGGCACCGCGTCGAACATCCTGCCGCTCCGCACCCGGGTCCACACGCACCGGCCGGCCGGCGACCTGGTGCGCGCGCTGTCCGACGAGATGGACGCCGTGCTGCCCCACGGGCGGTACCGCTACGAGGACCAGCTGCACGACCTCGGCCTGACCGGCTCCGGTGGTTCGCTGTACGGCCTGGCGGTGAACGTACTGACGTTCAGCTACGGCCGCGACTTCGCCGGCCGCCCCGCGGCGATGCGCAATGTCGCCATCGGGCCGGTCCAGGACCTCTCCGTCACCGTGTACCCGGACGACCGGCGCGGCGGGCTGCGCATCGATCTGGACGCCGACCCCGCCCGGTACGGCCGCGCCGAGGCGGCGGCCGAGGCCCGCCGCTACGCCAGGCTGCTGCACCGGCTGGCCACCGACCCGGAAGGCGACCTGCGCGACAGCGCCCACCTGTCCGCGGGTGAACGCCGCCGCTCGGCGCCCCGGCCGGACGCCCCGTCGGCCACCGCCCCGACGACGCTCCCACAGCTCTTCGAGCGTGCCGCGTCCCGCTTTCCCGACGCGGTGGCGGTCCAGGACAGCGACACCGTCCTGTGCTACCGCGAACTCGACGCCCGCGCCAACCGGCTGGCGCGGGCCCTGGTCCGGCGCGGGGCGGGACCGGGACAGCTGGTCGCCGTACAGCTCCCGCGCTCCGTCGACCTGGTGACCGCGCTTGTCGCGGTGGCCAAGTCCGGGGCCGCCGCGGTGCCCCTCGACCCGGACTGGCCGGCCGAACGGATCCGGCTGATCCTCGCCGGCACCCGCCCGGTCCAGGTGCTGACGCCCGGCGAGTTGACCGTCCTGCTCTCCGTCACGGACGACGCCACGAGGCTCACCGACGCCGGGCGCGGGACCCCGCTGCTGCCGGCGCACCCCGCCTATGTCATCCACACCTCGGGATCGACGGGCCGCCCCAAGGGCGTCGTCGTGCCGCACGAAGGACCCGTGGCGCTGCTGACGGACACCGCCGCGCGCTTCGGTTTCGGAACGAGCGACGTGTGGACGCTCCTCCACTCCTGCGCCTTCGACTTCTCCGTATGGGAGTTGTGGGGCGCGCTGACGCACGGCGGGCGCCTCGTCGTCGTCCCGCAGGACGTGGCCCGCTCGCCCAGGGCCTTCCTCGGCCTCCTGGTCCGCGAGCGTGTCACCGTGCTGAACCAGACCCCCTCCGCGTTCGCCGCCCTCGACCGCGCCGACGCCGAGGACCCGGAGCGGGGCCGCGCACTGGCCCTGCGGTGGGTGATATTCGGAGGGGACGCGCTGCTGCCGCGAACCCTGCGCGACTGGTACCGGCGCCGCGGGCCGGACACCGCCTCCCCCACCCTCGTCAACATGTACGGCATCACCGAGACCACCGTCCACGCCACCCGCGTCGACCTGACCGCCGACCACGCCGAACAGGGCGGGAGCCCGATCGGCGCCGCGATCCCCGGAACCCGCATCCATGTGCTGGACGACAGCCTGCGCCCCGTACCGCCGGGTGTCACCGGCGAGCTGTACGTCGGCGGCCGGGGCCTCGCCCACGGTTACCTCGGACGGCCGGGACTCACCGCGGGGCGCTTCGTCGCCGACCCCTTCGGCCCGCCCGGCTCGCGCCTCTACCGGTCCGGCGACCTGGTCCGGTGGACGACGGACGGCACCCTCCAGTACATGGCGCGCGCGGACGACCAGTTGAAGATCCGCGGCTACCGCGTCGAGCCCGCCGAGATCGAGGCGGCGCTGCTGACCCTGGACGGCGTGACCGCCGCCGCCGTCACCGCCGTCCCCGCCCCCGCGGACGGGGAACCACGCCTGGTCGGCTACGTCGTCGCGCGCCACACCCACCCCGCGCCGGACTTCCCGGACCGGCTGCGCCGCGGGCTGCGCGCGCGCCTGCCCGCCCATCTCGTGCCGTCCGAACTGGTACGCGTCGGCGCTCTGCCGATGACGGCGAACGGCAAACTCGACCGCGCCGCGCTGCCCGCGCCCGGCGAACTCACGCCGGACGGGCCCGAGACGGGCGGCCGGGACCTCCCGGTGTTCGCCACGCCGCTCGAAGAGGACGTGGCCGCGCTGTTCTCCGAACTCCTCGGAGCGGCCCCGGTCCGCCGGGACGGCGACTTCTTCGACCTCGGCGGCGACAGCCTGCGCGCCGCCCGGCTGGCCGCCCGTATCCGTACCGCCCACCACGCCGACCTCGACGTCCGCGACATCTTCGACCATCCCACCGTCACCGCCCTGGCCGCCCACGTGGCCCGGTGCGCCCCGCTGCGGGAAACGGCGCAGTCACCGGCCGGCCGCCCGGACCGCATCCCCCTGTCCCACGGGCAGCGACGTCTGTGGTTCCTGCACCGCCACACCGGTGCGGACGTGACCTACAACGTGCCCCTGACGGTGCGGCTGACCGGGTCACTGGACCGCGCCGCCCTCGCGGCCGCACTGGGCGACGTGACCGACCGGCACGAAATCCTGCGCACCGTCATCGAGGAGGAGGACGGCCGGCCCCATCAGCGCGTCCTGCCGCCCGAGTCGGGTCGCCCCCGCCTCGTCGAGACGGCCACCACCGCGGGCGAACTGCCCGCCCTGCTGTCCCGGGGCGCGCGGCGCGCCTTCCGCCTCGACCTCGAACCCCCGCTGAGGGCCGAGCTGTTCACCACCGATCCGGGCGAATCGCACACGCTGTTGCTCCTGCTGCACCACATCGCCTGCGACCACGCGTCCCTCGCCCCGTTCGCAGCCGATCTCGAAACCGCCTACACCGCGCGGCTGCGCGGAGCTCCCCCCACCGGGCTGCCACCACTGCCCCGTCAGTACGCCGACTTCGCGCTCGCCCGCCACACGGACTCCTTCACCGCGGAAGACCCGTCCGCCGACAGGGAAGGCGGGCTCGCCCACTGGGTCCGCGCGCTGGACGGCCTGCCGTCCCGCATCGCCCTTCCCGCAGACCACACCGCGCCGACGACGGACGACGGAGCCACCGTCGCCTTCCGGGTCCCCGCCGAAACGCACCGACGTCTCGTCCGGCTCGCCACCGCCGAACGCGCGAGCATGTTCATGGTCGTCCACACCGCGCTCGCCGTACTCCTCACCCGCCTCGGCGCCGGAACCGACATCCCGGTCGCCACCGCGGTCGCCGACCGGCCCGATCCACGTCTCGACGCACTGGTCGGCTTCTTCGTCAACACGCTCGTCCTGCGCACCGACACCTCGGGGGACCCCACCTTCCGGGATCTGCTCGGCCGCGTCCGCACGGCCGACCTCGCGGCCTTCGCCCACCAGGACGTGCCGTTCGAGCACGTCGTGGAGGCGCTGGCCCCGCACCGTCCCGAGAACGGTCCGCCCCTCTTCCAGGTGATGCTGGTGGTGACACCGCCACCCCCCGGACGGCTCGACCTGCCCGGCCTGCGCGCCGAGGTCACCATGGTCGGCACCGGCACCGCCAAGTGCGATCTCGCCTTCAGCCTGTACGAGCACCGCGACGAACAGGGCGCCGCCCAGGGGCTGGAGGGCGTACTCGAATACCGCACCGGCCTGTTCGCGCCGGAGACGGCCCGCGCGCTGGGCGAACGCCTGGTCCGGCTGCTCATACAGATGGCCGACGGCCCCGACACCCCCGTCGGCCGGGCCGACCTGCTCGACCCGGCCGAACGCCACGAGGTGCTGCACCGGTGGGGCGCGACCCCGGCCAGGCCCCGCCCGGCCGTCGAGGCCGCCCGGAGCGTCCCCGAGCGGATCGCCGAGCACACGCGCCGCGCGCCGGACGCCGTGGCACTGCGCGCGGACACCGAGAGCCTCACCTACGCGGAACTGGAGGCCCGTTCCGACCGGCTGGCCGCCCACCTCACCGCCGCCGGCGTGGGCCCCGAGGCCCGCGTCGCCGTGCTCATGGAACGCGGCGTCCTGTACGCCGTCACCGCGCTCGCCGTCCTCAAGAGCGGCGGCGTCTACGTACCGCTCGACACCCGGGCGCCCCGTGCGCGGCAGACGCGCGTCATCGCCGAGGCCGGAGCCACCGTGCTGGTCGTCGGTCCCGAACTCCCGCCCGGGGAGCGGCCCGAGGGGGCGACGACGGTCCTCGACGCCTCCGCAGCCCTCACCGCGCCGCCCCCGCCCGGTACCGCGTCGCCGGGCGTGCCCACCGATCCGCTCCGGTTGGCCTGCGTCATCTTCACCTCCGGGTCCACCGGAGTCCCCAAGGGCGTCTCCATCACCCACGGAGGCATCCTCGCCCTCGGCGCCGACGCCTGCTACGAACCCACCACCGCCCGGCGCATGGTGATGCACTCCCCGCACTCCTTCGACGCCTCGACGATGGAACTGTGGGTGCCACTGCTGAACGGCGGCGAGACCGTCGTCGCCCCACCGGGCGAACTGGACCTGCTGACCCTGCGCCGACTGATCACCGAGACCCGGCCCACCAGCCTGTGGCTGACCGCCGGACTCTTCCAACTGGTCGCCGAGGAGGACCCGGCCTGCCTGAGCGGCCTCGACGTCGTGTGGACCGGCGGTGACGTCGTCTCCGCCCGCGCCGTCCGTACGGTGCGGCGGCACTGCCCCGACACCGGCATCGTCAACGGCTACGGCCCGGCCGAGATGACGACCTGCGCCACCTGGCACCAGGTCACGGACGCGGACCTCGCCGACACGGCGGGCCGGCGGGGCATCCCGATCGGCCGCCCGCTGGACGGCGGCCGGAGCTACGTACTGGACACCGGCCTCCAGCCCGTACCCGCCGGGGTGACGGGGGAGCTGTACCTCGCCGGCACCGGTGTCGCCCGCGGCTACCTCGGCCGACCCGGACCGACCGCCGAACGCTTCGTCGCCGACCCCTTCGGCCCGCCCGGCGCACGCATGTACCGGACGGGCGACCTGGCTCGCTGGCTGCGGGACGGCACCCTCGCGTTCGCCGGCCGGGCCGACGGACAGGTCAAACTGCGGGGATTTCGCATCGAGACCGACGAGATCGCGGCCGCGCTCGTCGCCCACGACGACGTGGCCCAGGCCGCCGTGACGATGAGCGAGGGCGGACCCGGCGGGAAGCACCTGGCCGCCTACGTGGTGCCCGCCGAGGGGACGACGCCCGACCTGGCGTCACTGCGCCGGCACCTCGCCGAGACACTCCCCGACTACATGGTCCCCGCCGCGTGGGCGGTACTCGACACGATGCCGCTCACCCGCAACGGCAAGCTGGACCGCGCCGCCCTGCCCGCGCCCGACCGGGCGGCCGGCCCGCCCGCCCCACCCGCCGAGGCACGATCCGGCGACCCCGGCCCCGGACACCCCCGCGGCGAGCGGGAAGACATCCTGCGCGACATCTTCGCCCAACTGCTCCGGACCCCGGCGATCGGCCTTACCGACGGCTTCTTCGACTCGGGCGGCGACAGCATCGTCGCCATCCAGCTCGTCAGCCGCGCCCACGAGGCCGGTCTGAGGATCACCGTGAACGACGTCTTCCGCGCACCCACCGTCGCCGGGCTCGCCGCCCGCGCCGAGGCCGCGGAACCCGAGGCACGCCCCGCCGGCGCGGACCCGGACGGCGGCGAGGGCCCTCTGCCGCTGACGCCCATCATTCACTGGTGGCGCGAACAGGCCGGTGACATCCGGACGTTCAGCCAGCACATGGTGATCCGTACCCCGGCCGGGCTGTCCGCGGACCGGCTCACCACCGTCCTCCAGAGCCTCGTCGACCGGCACGCCGCCCTGCGTATGCGCCTCGACACCACCGGGGAGGCATGGCGGCTCGACGTGGCGCCGGCCGGACAGGTCCGCGTGGACGGTCAGGTGCGCCGCCGCGTCACCGCGGCCGACGGCCGGCTCCCCGATCTGCTCGCGGACTCCCTGGACGAGGCGCACCGCCGTCTCGATCCCACCGCCGGCCGTCTGCTGGCTGCCGAGTTCCTCGACCGGGGCCCCGAGCGGAGCGGCCGTCTGCTGCTCGCCGTCCACCATCTGGCCGTCGACGGAGTCTCCTGGCGGATCCTGCTGTCCGAACTGGCCGCGGTCGACCGCGCCCTCGCCGCGGGGAACCCGCCCGATGCCCTCGCGCCGCCGGCGCAGTTCGGGGCCTGGGCACGCCTCCTCGCGGAGCAGGGGGCGGACGGGACCAGGCGCGCCGAACTTCCGTTGTGGACCCGGACGGTGGAGGCCCCGGACCCGCCGCTCGCCGAGCCGCTGCCGTCCACCGGTGACCACCCGCCGCGCGAGTTGACCGTCACCCTGCCGCCCGGCCGGACCCTGCCCCTGCTCACCGAGGTCGGCGCGGCCTTCCACTGCGGCGTGGAGCCCGTACTGCTCACCGGCCTGACGCTCGCCGTCGAGGAGTGGTGCCGTCGCCGGGGCCGGGCGCCCGGACCGGACGGCCTGCTGCTGGACCTGGAGTCCCACGGCCGCCCCGACCCGCCGGAGGCCGGCGCGGCCGACGTGTCCAGGACCGTGGGGTGGCTGACGGCCCTGTACCCCGTCAGGCTGCCCCGCACCGGCTGCTCCTGGACCGACGTATGGAGCGTGGGGCCCGCCCTCGGCAGCGCGCTCAAGCAGGTCAAGGAGGTCCTGCGGAGCGTCCCGGACCGCGGTGTCGGGTACGGCGTCCTGCGTCACCTCGACCCGGTCGCCCGGCGCGAACTCGCCGGGGGAGCCACTCCTCAGCTCGGCTTCAACTATCTGGGCCGCCTCGCCACGACCCATGTCGCCGACTGGGGCGTCGCAGAGGAGCAGGCCGGCCCACGCGCCGAGCCGGCCGCGGCCACCGACCGGCTGGGCGCGCACCTCCTCGACATCAACGCACTGACGACGGACGGCGCCTCGGGGCCCCGGCTCACCGCCACGCTGAGCTGGTCGGCCGGTCAGTTCACCGAGGCCGAGGTCCGGATGCTCACCGAACTGTGGTTCGCCGCCCTCGACTCCCTCGTCCTGCACGCCAGAGTCCGCGGCGGCGGCCGAAGCCCTTCCGACATGCCACTCGTCCGGGTCGACCAGACGGAGATCGACCGGCTGGAGGAGTCGTATCCGAAGCTGGCGGACGTACTCCCGCTCACCCCGCTCCAGGAGGGGCTGCTCTTCCACGCCCTGTACGAGCCGAGCGCTCCGGACGTCTACCAGGCGCAGTGCGCGGTCCGACTGCACGGCGCCCTGAAGCCGGACGTCCTGCGGGCCGCGGCGACTGCCCTGCTGACGCGCCACCCCAACCTGGGCGCCGCCTTCGTCCACCAGGGCCTGCGCCGCCCGGTCCAGGTCATTCCCGGCTCTCCCGCGCCCGGATGGCGGGAGATCGACCTCACGGGCGTGGCCGACGGGCGCCGCGACCGGGTCTTCGACCGGCTGGCCCGCGCCGATCTGGCCCGCCGCTTCGACCTCGACCGCCCGCCGCTGATCCGCTTCACCCTCGTCCGGTGGGGACCCGACGAGCACCGCCTCGTCCTGACCAACCATCACCTGGTGATCGACGGCTGGTCGTTGCCGGTGCTCGTGGGGGAGTTGCTCGACCTCTACGCCCACGGAGGCGACCCGGACGCGCTGGACCCGGTCACCCCCTACCGGGACCATCTGGCGTTGCTGGCGACCCGTGACAGGGCCGCCGCCCGCGAGGCCTGGCGGACCGCCCTCGCCGGCCTGGGTGAACCACGGCGGCTCACCCGTACCGTTCCCGAGGCGGTCGAGCGCGCCGAGACGCTGAGCGCGACACTCGCGGACACCACGACCAGGGCGCTGCGCGGCCTGGGAAGCGAGGGGATCACCCTCAACACCGTTGTCCAGATGGCCTGGGGTGTGCTGCTGGCCCGCCGCGCCGGCACCCGGGACGTGGTGTTCGGCACGACCGTCGCGGGCCGCCAGCCCGAGCTTCCCGGTATGGAGTCGATGATCGGCCTGTTCATCAACACCGTGCCGGTGCGGCTGCGTCTCGACACCGCGCACACCGTGGGCGAGACCTTGCGCCGCCTGCGGGACGAGCAGACACGGCTGCTGCCGCACCACCACATCGGACTGAGTGAGATCCAGCGCGCCCTGGGACGACGGGAGTTGTTCGACACCCATCTGGTGGTCGAGAACTACCCGCTGGACCAGGTCGCGCTGGCCCGACCGGTCTCGGGGCTACGGGTGGGCGGGGTGGAGGGCCGGGACGCCACCCACTACCCGCTGACCCTGGTCGCGTTCGCCGCCGGTGAATCCCTGAGTCTGCGCCTCGACCACCGTCCCGGCGCACTGGCA